One part of the Pannonibacter sp. XCT-53 genome encodes these proteins:
- a CDS encoding ABC transporter permease → MSSTRDWLLDETPATRLQAQLGQGYRTLRALLRNPLTVVGLVIIIGLLLTAAFAPWIAPYNPIEGQLTARLLPPSAEHWMGTDELGRDIFSRVIYGARITLFIVLLVAIIAAPLGLVIGAISGYFGGVVDRIVMGITDIFLSMPRLILALAFVAALGPGIENAVIAIAITAWPVYARLARAETLTVRKAEFIAAVRMQGASHARIILRHILPLCMSSTIVRVTLDMAGIILTAAGLGFLGLGAQPPLPEWGAMISRGRAFILDQWWVATMPGFAIVIVSLGFCLFGDGLRDVLDPRQRSK, encoded by the coding sequence ATGAGCTCGACCCGCGACTGGCTGCTGGACGAAACGCCAGCCACCCGCCTGCAGGCCCAGCTGGGCCAGGGCTACCGCACCCTGCGCGCGCTGCTGCGCAATCCGCTCACCGTCGTCGGCCTGGTGATCATCATCGGCCTGTTGCTGACGGCGGCCTTTGCCCCCTGGATCGCCCCCTACAACCCGATCGAGGGCCAGCTGACCGCGCGCCTGCTGCCGCCGTCGGCCGAACACTGGATGGGCACCGACGAACTCGGCCGCGACATTTTCAGCCGCGTCATCTACGGCGCCCGCATCACGCTGTTCATCGTGCTGCTGGTGGCCATCATCGCCGCGCCGCTCGGGCTGGTGATCGGCGCGATCTCCGGCTATTTCGGCGGGGTCGTCGACCGGATCGTCATGGGCATCACCGACATCTTCCTGTCGATGCCCCGCCTGATCCTGGCGCTTGCCTTCGTCGCCGCGCTTGGACCCGGCATCGAGAACGCGGTCATTGCCATCGCCATCACCGCCTGGCCGGTCTACGCCCGTCTGGCCCGGGCCGAGACGCTGACCGTGCGCAAGGCCGAGTTCATCGCGGCTGTCCGGATGCAGGGGGCAAGCCATGCCCGCATCATCCTGCGCCACATCCTGCCGCTGTGCATGTCCTCCACCATCGTCCGCGTCACGCTGGACATGGCCGGCATCATCCTGACCGCCGCCGGCCTCGGCTTCCTGGGGCTTGGCGCCCAGCCGCCGCTGCCGGAATGGGGGGCGATGATCTCGCGCGGCCGCGCCTTCATCCTGGACCAGTGGTGGGTCGCCACCATGCCGGGCTTTGCCATCGTCATCGTCAGCCTCGGCTTCTGCCTCTTCGGCGATGGCCTGCGCGACGTGCTTGATCCGCGTCAGCGGTCGAAGTGA
- a CDS encoding ABC transporter permease, giving the protein MLPAVRTILWFVATIALTFLGLLAITFVIGRVVPIDPVLAVVGDRAPKEVYDAVRQQMGLDDPLPIQFARYVGDVLQGDLGKAVMTSNPVIEDLARVFPATFEMATLGIIIGVVIGVPLGVWAAARQGSVIDQIIRVIGLAGYAIPAFWLGLVGLVLFYAKLQWVGGPGRIDIFLDGLVTPHTGLLLVDSLIDGDMDSFRSAFAHIILPATILGFFALAYIARMTRSFMLEQLGQEFITTARVKGAPEWVVIWRHAFRPIRVQLITVIGLSYAGLLEGSVMIETVFSWPGIGNYLTNALLNADMNAVLGATLVIGAVFICINKLSDALYLLLDPRARA; this is encoded by the coding sequence ATCCTGCCCGCAGTCCGGACCATCCTGTGGTTCGTGGCCACGATCGCGCTGACCTTCCTCGGCCTGCTCGCGATCACCTTCGTCATCGGCCGCGTGGTCCCGATCGACCCGGTTCTGGCCGTTGTCGGCGACCGGGCGCCGAAGGAAGTCTATGACGCGGTCCGCCAGCAGATGGGCCTCGATGACCCGCTGCCGATCCAGTTTGCCCGCTATGTCGGCGACGTCCTCCAGGGCGACCTCGGCAAGGCCGTGATGACCTCCAACCCGGTGATCGAGGATCTTGCCCGGGTGTTCCCGGCCACCTTCGAGATGGCGACCCTCGGCATCATCATCGGCGTCGTGATCGGCGTGCCGCTCGGTGTCTGGGCCGCGGCCCGTCAGGGCAGCGTGATCGACCAGATCATCCGCGTCATCGGCCTCGCAGGCTATGCCATCCCGGCCTTCTGGCTCGGCCTTGTCGGGCTGGTGCTGTTCTATGCCAAGCTGCAGTGGGTCGGCGGACCGGGACGCATCGACATCTTCCTCGACGGCCTCGTCACGCCGCATACCGGCCTGCTGCTGGTCGACAGCCTGATCGACGGCGACATGGACAGCTTCAGGAGCGCCTTTGCCCACATCATCCTGCCGGCCACGATCCTGGGCTTCTTCGCGCTGGCCTACATCGCCCGCATGACCCGCTCCTTCATGCTGGAGCAGCTGGGGCAGGAATTCATCACCACCGCCCGGGTCAAGGGCGCGCCCGAATGGGTCGTGATCTGGCGCCATGCCTTCCGGCCGATCCGCGTGCAGCTCATCACCGTGATCGGCCTGTCCTATGCCGGTCTTCTTGAAGGCTCGGTGATGATCGAGACCGTGTTCTCCTGGCCCGGCATCGGCAACTACCTCACCAACGCCCTTCTCAACGCCGACATGAACGCGGTGCTGGGCGCGACGCTGGTGATCGGTGCCGTCTTCATCTGCATCAACAAGCTGTCTGATGCGCTGTATCTTCTTCTGGATCCGAGGGCCCGCGCATGA